In Salinibacterium sp. ZJ70, one DNA window encodes the following:
- a CDS encoding FAD:protein FMN transferase has product MIADPLAHAWHFAAIGTPWRIDTEMPIPDEVRASIARRIARFDADWSRYRDDSLVAVIARTPGRHRLPDDAGPLLALYAELYTATQGRMSPLVGGALAAAGFGPRLPGAADAIPAWADALAWDGTHLDTLRGVTLDVGAAGKGHLVDIVSAQLADAGFARHVVDGSGDLRIRDVPMRIALEHPGDPTKAIGVAELSEGALSASAGNRRVRADGRHHILDAVTGLPVRDVVASWAVAADELTADGAATALLVGVDDAWLARRGVEWVRILQDGTIESSRDFPGEVFA; this is encoded by the coding sequence GTGATCGCCGACCCCCTGGCGCACGCGTGGCACTTCGCCGCGATCGGCACCCCGTGGCGCATCGACACCGAGATGCCCATCCCGGATGAGGTGCGTGCGTCGATCGCCCGACGCATCGCCCGCTTCGACGCCGACTGGTCGCGCTACCGCGACGACTCGCTCGTCGCGGTCATCGCGCGCACGCCCGGCCGCCACCGTCTGCCCGATGACGCGGGCCCCCTGCTCGCCCTCTACGCCGAGCTCTACACCGCCACCCAGGGACGCATGTCGCCGCTCGTCGGCGGGGCGCTCGCGGCAGCCGGGTTCGGGCCGCGCCTGCCGGGCGCTGCCGACGCCATCCCCGCATGGGCGGACGCGCTCGCCTGGGACGGCACGCACCTCGACACCCTGCGCGGCGTCACGCTCGACGTGGGCGCGGCGGGCAAGGGCCACCTCGTCGACATCGTGAGCGCGCAGCTCGCCGACGCCGGATTCGCGCGCCACGTCGTCGACGGGTCGGGTGACCTCCGCATCCGCGACGTCCCCATGCGGATCGCGCTCGAGCATCCGGGCGACCCGACGAAGGCGATCGGCGTCGCGGAGCTCTCGGAGGGTGCGCTCTCGGCGAGCGCCGGCAACCGTCGCGTGCGCGCCGACGGACGCCACCACATCCTCGATGCCGTCACCGGGCTCCCCGTGCGGGATGTCGTGGCGAGCTGGGCGGTCGCGGCTGATGAGCTCACCGCCGACGGGGCCGCGACGGCGCTGCTCGTGGGCGTCGATGACGCGTGGCTCGCACGGCGGGGCGTGGAATGGGTCAGGATTCTGCAGGACGGCACGATCGAATCGAGCCGCGACTTCCCCGGAGAGGTGTTCGCATGA